A single genomic interval of Streptomyces graminofaciens harbors:
- a CDS encoding lysine N(6)-hydroxylase/L-ornithine N(5)-oxygenase family protein translates to MGGEDAVTTLHSGPDSIYDVLGIGFGPSNLALAIALHEHTVRAVGEDGLRIGFLEKQRQFGWHRGMLIDDATMQVSFLKDLVTMRDPTSDFSFLCYLRDRGRLVDFLNLKTLFPLRIEFHDYFEWAAARVEHLVEYSAEVVSVKPVTEDGEIRYFDVASRDTENPGRLTVRRTRALCVATGLEPHLPPGAERSERVWHNSELLPRVDRLTSTGTPVRRAVVLGAGQSAAEAVDYLHRSFPDAEICSVFAKYGYTPADDSPFANKIFDPGAVDLYYGAPREVKQSLFDYHRSTNYSVVDMELIEALSQTMYREQVQGRERLRMMNVSRLREVEAGTDDVRVTVEFLPTGEREDLACDLLVYATGYQPRGIGTNLGEVGKLCLRDDEDALKVGRDHRVATAPNVSADIYLHGGTEHTHGLTSTLLSTTAVRAGEICASLLARRATDHPKADVTHV, encoded by the coding sequence ATGGGAGGCGAAGACGCGGTGACGACGCTGCACAGTGGGCCGGACTCCATCTACGACGTACTGGGTATCGGGTTCGGTCCATCGAATCTCGCACTCGCCATCGCACTCCACGAGCACACCGTTCGCGCAGTCGGGGAAGACGGGCTGCGCATCGGATTCCTGGAAAAACAGCGGCAGTTCGGCTGGCACCGGGGCATGCTCATCGACGACGCCACCATGCAGGTGTCCTTCCTCAAGGACCTGGTGACGATGCGCGACCCGACCAGCGACTTCAGCTTCCTGTGCTATCTGCGCGACCGCGGCAGACTGGTCGACTTCCTCAACCTCAAGACCCTCTTCCCGCTGCGCATAGAGTTCCACGACTACTTCGAATGGGCCGCCGCCCGGGTGGAGCACCTCGTCGAGTACTCCGCGGAGGTCGTCTCCGTGAAGCCCGTCACCGAGGACGGCGAGATCCGCTACTTCGACGTCGCGAGCCGTGACACGGAGAATCCGGGGCGGTTGACCGTCCGCCGCACCCGAGCCCTCTGTGTGGCCACCGGCCTCGAACCCCACCTGCCGCCCGGCGCCGAACGCTCCGAACGGGTCTGGCACAACAGCGAGTTGCTGCCCCGCGTGGACCGACTCACGAGCACCGGCACACCCGTACGCCGTGCCGTCGTCCTGGGTGCCGGCCAGAGCGCCGCCGAGGCCGTCGACTACCTCCACCGCAGCTTCCCCGACGCCGAGATCTGCTCCGTCTTCGCCAAGTACGGCTACACACCCGCCGACGACAGCCCGTTCGCCAACAAGATCTTCGACCCCGGGGCCGTAGACCTGTACTACGGCGCGCCCCGCGAGGTGAAACAGTCCCTGTTCGACTACCACCGCTCCACCAACTACTCCGTGGTCGACATGGAGTTGATCGAAGCCCTGTCGCAGACCATGTACCGGGAGCAGGTCCAGGGCCGCGAGCGGCTACGGATGATGAACGTCTCCCGGCTCCGCGAGGTCGAGGCCGGCACCGACGACGTCCGTGTGACCGTCGAGTTCCTGCCCACCGGCGAACGCGAGGACCTCGCCTGCGACCTCCTCGTCTACGCCACCGGATACCAGCCCCGGGGCATCGGCACCAACCTCGGCGAGGTCGGCAAACTCTGCCTCCGCGACGACGAGGACGCCCTCAAGGTCGGCCGCGACCACCGCGTGGCCACCGCCCCGAACGTCAGCGCCGACATCTACCTCCATGGCGGCACCGAACACACCCACGGCCTCACCTCCACCCTCCTGTCCACCACCGCCGTACGCGCCGGAGAGATCTGCGCGTCCCTCCTCGCCCGCCGCGCCACGGACCATCCGAAGGCGGACGTCACGCACGTTTAG
- a CDS encoding FecCD family ABC transporter permease, which produces MGTSTVRAAKGPRAVILLALSGAALLVLCALSMAFGALSVPLDQVWHTLLGGAPSSRIDNVIWSVRLPRTALGLATGAALGLAGALMQALTRNPLADPGILGVSAGAAFAVVLSVGVLGISSAYGYIWFAFGGAFVASVLVYLLGGLGRSGSTPVKLALAGVAVTSLLFSLTSSIALTDPDALNRYRFWNAGSLANQDDGVLLRVLPFLAVGALLALACAPALNSLALGDDVAKSLGLKLGLVRVQGVVAVTLLTGGAVAVIGPVVFVGLVVPHIARVLAQAAGLGPDHRWLLPLSAVLAPCLLLTADIAGRLIARPVEIQAGILVAFIGGPFFIALVRRRRLAEL; this is translated from the coding sequence GTGGGGACCTCGACGGTCCGGGCGGCGAAAGGCCCCCGCGCGGTGATCCTGCTCGCCCTCTCCGGCGCGGCGCTGCTCGTGCTGTGCGCCCTGTCGATGGCGTTCGGCGCGCTGAGCGTCCCGCTCGACCAGGTCTGGCACACCCTGCTCGGCGGCGCGCCCAGCTCCCGTATCGACAATGTGATCTGGTCCGTACGGCTGCCCCGCACCGCCCTCGGTCTGGCCACCGGAGCCGCGCTGGGCCTCGCTGGCGCGCTGATGCAGGCGCTGACCCGCAACCCCCTGGCCGACCCGGGCATCCTCGGCGTCAGCGCGGGCGCGGCCTTCGCCGTGGTCCTGTCGGTCGGAGTGCTCGGCATCAGCTCGGCGTACGGGTACATCTGGTTCGCGTTCGGCGGTGCCTTCGTCGCGAGTGTCCTGGTGTATCTGCTCGGCGGGCTCGGCCGGTCCGGCTCCACCCCGGTCAAACTCGCCCTCGCCGGTGTCGCCGTGACCTCGCTGCTGTTCTCGCTGACGAGCTCCATCGCCCTGACCGATCCGGACGCCCTCAACCGCTACCGCTTCTGGAACGCGGGCTCCCTCGCCAACCAGGACGACGGGGTCCTGCTCCGCGTCCTGCCGTTCCTCGCCGTCGGCGCGCTCCTCGCCCTGGCCTGCGCTCCCGCACTGAACAGCCTCGCGCTCGGCGACGACGTGGCGAAGTCGCTCGGCCTCAAACTCGGCCTCGTACGCGTCCAAGGGGTCGTGGCGGTCACCCTCCTCACCGGGGGAGCGGTCGCCGTCATCGGGCCCGTCGTCTTCGTCGGCCTCGTCGTCCCGCACATCGCCCGCGTCCTCGCCCAGGCGGCCGGCCTCGGCCCCGACCACCGCTGGCTGCTGCCCCTGTCGGCCGTCCTCGCCCCCTGCCTCCTGCTCACCGCCGACATCGCCGGACGCCTGATCGCCCGCCCCGTCGAGATCCAGGCCGGCATCCTCGTCGCCTTCATCGGCGGCCCCTTCTTCATCGCCCTGGTCCGCCGCCGCCGACTCGCGGAGCTGTGA
- a CDS encoding methionyl-tRNA formyltransferase, which yields MRVVMFGYQTWGHRTLQALLDSGHDVVLAVTHPASDHAYEKIWSDSVADLAEQHGVPVLLRNRPGDDELLRTLKEADPDLIVANNWRTWLPPEIFDLPPHGTLNIHDSLLPRYAGFSPLIWALINGEREVGVTAHRMDAELDMGDVLLQRSVPVGPEDTATDLFHRTVDLIGPLVTDSLELIASGEAVWTAQDRSRSSFFHKRSPEDSRIDWTWTAEELERFVRAQSDPYPNAFTHHRGERIRIVSAAVSEGRYGGTPGRIFIKEGDGVVIVAGAEARSGRLPGLVVKRVRTEDGTEHAATEYFRTMGGYLTARP from the coding sequence ATGCGGGTCGTCATGTTCGGTTATCAGACCTGGGGACATCGAACGCTGCAGGCTCTGTTGGACTCCGGACACGATGTGGTCCTCGCCGTCACCCATCCCGCGAGCGACCACGCGTACGAGAAGATCTGGAGCGACTCGGTCGCCGATCTGGCCGAACAGCACGGTGTGCCCGTGCTGTTGCGCAACCGGCCGGGCGACGACGAGCTCCTTCGCACGCTCAAGGAGGCCGACCCGGATCTCATCGTGGCGAACAACTGGCGTACGTGGCTGCCGCCCGAGATCTTCGATCTGCCGCCGCACGGCACGCTCAACATCCATGACTCGCTGCTGCCGCGGTACGCCGGTTTCTCGCCGCTGATCTGGGCACTCATCAACGGCGAGCGGGAGGTCGGGGTCACCGCGCACCGCATGGACGCCGAACTCGACATGGGCGATGTGCTGTTGCAGCGCTCGGTGCCGGTAGGGCCCGAGGACACGGCGACGGATCTGTTCCACCGCACGGTCGATCTGATCGGCCCGCTCGTCACCGACTCGCTCGAACTCATCGCCTCCGGCGAGGCGGTGTGGACGGCGCAGGACCGGTCGCGGTCGAGCTTCTTCCACAAACGGTCCCCGGAGGACAGCCGGATCGACTGGACATGGACCGCGGAGGAGTTGGAGCGGTTCGTACGCGCCCAGTCGGACCCGTATCCGAACGCGTTCACGCATCACCGCGGTGAGCGCATCCGGATCGTGTCGGCCGCCGTCTCTGAGGGCCGCTACGGCGGCACCCCGGGCCGGATCTTCATCAAGGAGGGCGACGGCGTCGTCATCGTCGCCGGTGCCGAGGCGCGCTCGGGCCGGCTGCCGGGGCTGGTGGTGAAGCGGGTGCGGACCGAGGACGGCACCGAGCACGCGGCGACGGAGTACTTCCGCACGATGGGCGGTTATCTGACGGCTCGTCCGTAA
- a CDS encoding FecCD family ABC transporter permease, translated as MTTRLAPGTGRSDTTDRTAPRRSATRITFRLPVPPVSGVVRPRLLAVCLALTAVAFLAFCVETSIGEISLPLGDVVRAVFGTGDPGTELIVHELRLPRALAGLLVGIAFGVSGALLQTVTHNPLASPDLMGVTQGAGTAVVAGIVLGWDAGLSTQGLGLLGALTAGLLVYVLAWKGGTTGYRIVLVGVGVSWICTSATDYLMARGQRFQAQAALGWLVGNLNGRTWDQIGPLALTMAVLVPAALLLGRQLRVLQLGDDVARGLGTRVQFLRVAVLLIAVGLVAFGTATAGPVAFVALAAPQVAQRLSGTAFPPPVAAGLTGAVMVLVSDLVARKIIPDTELPVGVVTGVLGAPVLLWLLVRANRAGSGG; from the coding sequence ATGACCACCCGACTCGCACCCGGAACGGGCCGAAGCGACACCACCGACCGGACGGCACCCCGCCGCTCCGCCACACGGATCACCTTCCGGCTGCCCGTGCCGCCCGTCTCCGGGGTCGTACGGCCCCGGCTGCTCGCCGTGTGCCTGGCCCTCACGGCCGTCGCCTTCCTGGCGTTCTGCGTGGAGACCTCCATCGGCGAGATCTCCCTCCCACTCGGCGACGTCGTCCGCGCCGTTTTCGGCACGGGCGACCCCGGCACCGAACTCATCGTCCACGAACTGCGCCTGCCGCGCGCCCTCGCCGGACTCCTCGTCGGCATCGCCTTCGGCGTCTCCGGCGCCCTCCTCCAGACGGTCACCCACAACCCCCTCGCCAGCCCCGACCTGATGGGCGTCACCCAGGGCGCCGGAACAGCGGTCGTCGCCGGCATCGTCCTCGGCTGGGACGCGGGCCTGAGCACCCAGGGCCTGGGCCTCCTCGGCGCGCTCACCGCCGGACTGCTCGTGTACGTCCTCGCCTGGAAAGGCGGCACCACCGGCTACCGCATCGTCCTCGTCGGCGTCGGAGTCTCCTGGATCTGCACCAGCGCCACCGACTACCTGATGGCCCGCGGCCAGCGCTTCCAGGCACAGGCCGCGCTCGGCTGGCTCGTGGGCAACCTCAACGGCCGCACCTGGGACCAGATCGGCCCGCTCGCCCTCACCATGGCCGTCCTGGTCCCGGCGGCCCTGCTGCTCGGCCGGCAACTGCGCGTCCTGCAACTCGGGGACGACGTCGCCCGGGGCCTCGGCACCCGCGTCCAGTTCCTCCGGGTGGCCGTCCTGCTCATCGCCGTGGGACTCGTGGCCTTCGGGACGGCGACCGCCGGGCCCGTCGCCTTCGTCGCGCTCGCCGCGCCCCAGGTCGCCCAGCGACTGTCCGGCACCGCGTTCCCGCCACCCGTGGCCGCGGGCCTGACCGGCGCCGTCATGGTGCTCGTGTCCGACCTCGTGGCACGGAAGATCATCCCGGACACGGAGCTTCCGGTCGGGGTCGTCACCGGGGTGCTCGGCGCCCCCGTACTGCTGTGGCTGCTCGTGCGCGCCAACCGCGCCGGTTCAGGAGGCTGA
- a CDS encoding streptophobe family protein: protein MSPQTLRPPEAPPERAVARHGWAQALVTVLAGLIVMSVVAALGLWAAGATDLPDNAFPRVVAATVVTAVGGTIEVSGGEAGGLADTEAGLTVIPLSVTLAGTLVMAAGFLRPLRHRAVTGAPELAGWAARIAALWAPALIGLSYTARQTFAIPLGDFGDLFGASASAGFTSDTPTTVFFGLLWLAGVLVIALLVSRGAPLPARLLRFQESVRPAAYAMVVLLLSYVALGLVIALVVTVTRGHPAQTLAVVLLGLPNVVWLTFTIGLGATWDGQVEGPFGLPMPHLLDQVMRGSDVSTLNLKSLAEFDGKVWWLVVVNAVLLLIAAFVMAVRSPATIRIWQHAVHMALALALTVLMICLVGDISAHYGLSVLGIGDLGGELSGKLFLRPRLWSTLGFAVLWGLVTGFLGGALAKGVRRRGAVDAGGGREGRVP from the coding sequence GTGAGTCCCCAGACCCTGCGTCCTCCCGAGGCCCCGCCCGAGCGGGCGGTCGCCCGGCACGGTTGGGCCCAGGCGCTGGTCACGGTCCTCGCCGGGCTGATCGTGATGTCCGTGGTCGCCGCCCTCGGGCTGTGGGCGGCCGGTGCCACGGACCTACCGGACAACGCGTTCCCGCGCGTGGTCGCGGCCACCGTCGTCACGGCGGTCGGCGGCACGATCGAAGTCTCGGGCGGCGAGGCCGGAGGCCTCGCCGACACCGAGGCGGGCCTGACGGTGATCCCGCTGTCGGTGACGCTCGCCGGAACGCTGGTCATGGCCGCCGGTTTCCTCCGGCCCCTGCGGCACCGGGCGGTGACGGGCGCACCCGAACTCGCGGGTTGGGCCGCCCGGATCGCCGCACTGTGGGCGCCGGCGCTGATCGGGCTCTCCTACACCGCCCGGCAGACCTTCGCGATCCCGCTCGGCGACTTCGGCGACCTCTTCGGCGCGTCGGCCAGCGCGGGCTTCACCAGCGACACGCCCACGACCGTCTTCTTCGGCCTGCTGTGGCTCGCCGGGGTCCTGGTCATCGCTCTGCTGGTCTCGCGCGGTGCGCCGCTGCCCGCGCGGCTGCTGCGGTTCCAGGAGTCGGTGCGCCCTGCCGCGTACGCCATGGTCGTGCTGCTGCTGTCGTACGTCGCGCTCGGGCTGGTCATCGCGCTGGTGGTGACGGTGACGCGCGGGCATCCGGCCCAGACGCTCGCGGTGGTCCTGCTGGGGCTGCCGAACGTCGTCTGGCTGACGTTCACCATCGGGCTCGGCGCGACCTGGGACGGCCAGGTGGAGGGGCCCTTCGGGCTGCCGATGCCGCATCTGCTGGACCAGGTGATGCGCGGCTCTGACGTGTCCACGCTGAACCTGAAGTCCCTCGCCGAGTTCGACGGCAAGGTGTGGTGGCTGGTGGTCGTGAACGCCGTTCTGCTGCTGATCGCCGCGTTCGTGATGGCGGTGCGGTCGCCGGCCACGATCCGGATCTGGCAGCACGCGGTGCACATGGCGCTCGCCCTCGCGCTCACGGTCCTGATGATCTGTCTCGTCGGCGACATCTCCGCCCACTACGGTCTGTCGGTGCTCGGCATCGGCGACCTCGGCGGCGAGCTGTCGGGGAAGCTGTTTCTGCGACCCCGGCTGTGGTCCACGCTCGGCTTCGCCGTGCTGTGGGGGCTGGTGACGGGGTTCCTGGGCGGGGCGCTGGCGAAGGGGGTGCGGCGGCGGGGCGCCGTCGACGCGGGCGGCGGACGGGAGGGGCGGGTGCCGTAA
- a CDS encoding ABC transporter ATP-binding protein, which produces MRAEGLRLAYDDRVVVDGLDLVIPTGRVTAIVGANACGKSTLLRALARLLTPKAGTVHLDGRSVHSMPTRALAQQLGILPQSPVAPEGLTVVDLVGRGRSPHQTWWRQWSPADEAAVNEALGATDMTDLAHRAVDELSGGQRQRAWIAMAVAQGTPVLLLDEPTTYLDLAHQIDVLDLVTDLNRHQGRTVVMVLHDLNQACRYADHIIAMKGGRIAGEGAPADVITAATVEDVFGLRCVVGEDPVSRTPMVIPMGRHHEGDSGSATVTVSGAAG; this is translated from the coding sequence CTGCGCGCCGAAGGCCTGCGCCTCGCGTACGACGACCGGGTGGTCGTGGACGGCCTCGACCTGGTGATCCCCACCGGTCGCGTCACCGCGATCGTCGGCGCCAACGCCTGCGGCAAGTCCACGCTGTTGCGCGCCCTGGCCCGGCTGCTCACCCCCAAGGCCGGCACCGTCCACCTCGACGGCCGCTCGGTGCACTCGATGCCGACCCGCGCCCTCGCACAGCAGCTCGGCATCCTCCCGCAGTCGCCCGTGGCGCCGGAGGGGCTGACCGTCGTCGACCTGGTGGGGCGCGGACGCTCACCGCACCAGACCTGGTGGCGGCAGTGGTCGCCCGCCGACGAGGCGGCGGTGAACGAGGCGCTCGGAGCCACCGACATGACCGACCTCGCCCATCGGGCCGTCGACGAACTCTCCGGCGGCCAGCGTCAGCGCGCCTGGATCGCCATGGCAGTCGCCCAGGGCACGCCCGTACTGCTGCTGGACGAGCCGACGACGTATCTCGACCTCGCCCACCAGATCGACGTCCTGGACCTCGTCACCGACCTGAATCGGCATCAGGGCCGCACAGTCGTGATGGTGCTGCACGACCTCAACCAGGCCTGTCGTTACGCCGACCACATCATCGCCATGAAGGGGGGCCGGATCGCGGGTGAGGGCGCCCCCGCGGACGTCATCACCGCCGCGACGGTCGAGGACGTCTTCGGACTGCGCTGTGTGGTCGGCGAGGACCCGGTCAGCCGCACCCCGATGGTCATCCCGATGGGTCGCCACCACGAGGGCGACAGCGGTTCGGCAACCGTGACCGTGTCGGGTGCCGCCGGCTGA